A single genomic interval of Coccidioides posadasii str. Silveira chromosome 1, complete sequence harbors:
- a CDS encoding uncharacterized protein (EggNog:ENOG410QE8C~COG:P~TransMembrane:9 (o293-312i493-516o543-564i1054-1074o1094-1116i1137-1161o1173-1190i1202-1224o1244-1262i)~BUSCO:375at33183) yields the protein MTSGRPPGGHPSAAGNNDLLQLDDTPVYGSGQRAPVNDDHLLERYDIDDSDLPSPRASVSYDEFVGGRHPSTRAGASSNVPHQGGLQPPSASSQFYGGGPATRTYSQTSDLHNYQRYSDIDDFDDERGYYPEADLDGDHLPIRDARARDRNSILTLGGGLVGRAKTMLGMAPKYSEMDLPLTEAGARARADTVGTEGEPRPKSKRRSAGDFKFGFGRRKPDPATLGPRVIYLNNSPANQANKYVDNHISTAKYNVFTFLPKFLFEQFSKYANLFFLFTAALQQIPNISPTNRYTTIGPLIIVLLVSAIKELIEDFKRKNSDKSLNYSKTRVLRGTGFEETRWIDVSVGDILRVESEEPFPADLVLLASSEPEGLCYIETANLDGETNLKVKQAIPETSDLVSPGQLSRLAGRVKSEQPNSSLYTYEATLTMHSGGGEKELPLAPDQLLLRGATLRNTPWIHGVVVFTGHETKLMRNATATPIKRTAVERMVNLQILMLVAILIALSLISSIGDLIVRITASKNLSYLDYGNVNAAAQFFSDIFTYWVLYSNLVPISLFVTIEIVKYCHAFLINSDLDIYYDKTDTPATCRTSSLVEELGQIEYIFSDKTGTLTCNMMEFKQCSISGIQYAEVVPEDRRATDDDDSDTAMYDFKRLRQNLESHQTRDAIKQFLTLLSTCHTVIPERKDEKPGEIKYQAASPDEGALVEGAVLLGYQFTNRKPRSVIISANGEEEEYELLAVCEFNSTRKRMSTIFRCPDGKIRIYCKGADTVILERLHSNNPIVDVTLQHLEEYASEGLRTLCLAMREIPEEEFQQWWQIFDKAATTVSGNRAEELDKAAELIEKDFYLLGATAIEDRLQDGVPDTIHTLQQAGIKIWVLTGDRQETAINIGMSCKLISEDMTLLIINEENVEGTRESLSKKLQAVQSQTGSDIETLALVIDGKSLTFALERDMEKLFLDLAVQCKAVICCRVSPLQKALVVKLVKRHLKSLLLAIGDGANDVSMIQAAHVGVGISGVEGLQAARSADVSIAQFRFLRKLLLVHGAWSYQRISKVILYSFYKNIALYMTQFWYSFQNSFSGQVIYESWTLSFYNVFFTVLPPFAMGIFDQFISARLLDRYPQLYQLGQKGVFFKMHSFFSWVGNGFYHSLIAYFLSQAIFLYDLPTKDGTVAGHWVWGTALYTAVLATVLGKAALVTNIWTKYTVLAIPGSFLIWMGFIPAYAYAAPNIGAGFSTEYQGIIPHLFPLPTFWLMAIVLPAICLLRDFAWKYAKRMYYPQSYHHVQEIQKYNVQDYRPRMEQFQKAIRKVRQVQRMRKQRGYAFSQADEGGQMRVVNAYDTTRGRGQYGEMASSRPMI from the exons ATGACCAGCGGTAGGCCACCCGGAGGCCATCCATCCGCTGCCGGCAACAATGATCTTCTCCAGCTCGATGACACTCCGGTATACGGTTCCGGACAGCGCGCTCCCGTGAATGATGACCACCTCCTTGAACGTTATGACATCGACGATTCTGATCTTCCGTCTCCACGCGCGTCAGTCTCCTACGATGAATTTGTTGGCGGCAGGCATCCGTCCACAAGGGCCGGTGCGTCGTCCAATGTCCCCCATCAAGGTGGCCTACAGCCACCATCGGCGAGTAGCCAATTCTATGGCGGGGGCCCAGCTACTCGTACCTACTCCCAGACATCGGACCTGCACAACTATCAACGATATTCCGATATAGACGACTTTGACGATGAGAGAGGGTATTACCCCGAGGCCGACCTGGATGGAGACCACCTCCCGATCCGAGATGCACGGGCAAGAGATCGCAATAGTATCCTTACCTTGGGAGGAGGGCTTGTGGGGAGAGCGAAAACTATGCTTGGGATGGCGCCTAAATATTCTGAAATGGACCTGCCTTTGACTGAAGCCGGGGCGCGAGCAAGGGCAGATACGGTCGGAACAGAAGGTGAACCAAGACCGAAATCAAAGAGACGCAGCGCTGGCGATTTCAAATTCGGCTTCGGACGAAGAAAGCCAGATCCTGCGACGCTCGGACCCCGTGTCATCTACCTCAACAACTCCCCTGCAAACCAAGCCAACAAGTACGTGGACAATCACATCTCGACCGCCAAATACAATGTCTTCACATTTCTTCCGAAATTCCTCTTCGAACAATTTTCGAAATACGCCaaccttttcttcttgttcaccGCTGCCCTCCAGCAGATACCCAACATTTCGCCGACCAATCGCTACACCACAATTGGCCCTCTCATAATTGTCCTTCTTGTTTCAGCTATTAAAGAACTGATAGAAGATTTTAAACGCAAAAATTCTGATAAATCTCTTAATTATTCGAAAACAAGAGTCCTTCGTGGGACCGGCTTTGAAGAAACCAGATGGATTGATGTTTCCGTGGGCGACATCCTCAGAGTTGAATCGGAGGAGCCGTTCCCCGCAGATCTTGTACTTCTCGCAAGTTCGGAACCGGAAGGCCTCTGTTACATCGAGACGGCTAATCTAGATGGAGAAACAAACTTGAAAGTCAAGCAAGCAATACCTGAAACCTCTGACCTTGTCAGCCCAGGTCAACTTAGTAGACTGGCTGGTCGAGTGAAATCCGAACAACCCAATAGCAGCTTATATACCTACGAGGCCACATTAACCATGCATTCTGGTGGTGGAGAGAAAGAACTTCCACTTGCTCCCGATCAGTTGCTTCTTCGTGGAGCAACGCTACGCAATACTCCTTGGATCCACGGCGTGGTAGTGTTCACTGGTCATGAAACAAAGCTCATGCGCAATGCAACTGCAACCCCGATCAAAAGAACCGCTGTAGAGCGTATGGTAAATTTGCAGATTTTGATGCTTGTTGCCATCCTCATCGCTCTCAGTCTAATTAGTTCCATTGGAGATTTGATTGTTCGAATTACGGCCTCAAAAAACCTCTCTTACCTGGACTATGGAAACGTCAATGCTGCCGCCCAATTCTTCTCGGATATCTTTACCTACTGGGTTCTCTACTCCAACTTGGTACCTATCTCCCTCTTCGTCACGATAGAAATCGTGAAATACTGTCACGCCTTCTTGATCAACTCCGACCTCGATATCTACTACGACAAAACGGACACTCCTGCTACCTGCCGGACCTCTTCTCTCGTGGAAGAGTTGGGACAAATTGAgtatattttctcagataaAACTGGCACTCTAACCTGCAATATGATGGAGTTCAAACAGTGTTCTATTAGTGGCATTCAGTACGCAGAAGTGGTTCCAGAAGACCGAAGAGCAACCGATGACGATGATTCTGATACGGCCATGTACGATTTCAAGAGATTGAGACAGAATCTGGAATCGCACCAAACTCGAGATGCTATCAAACAATTTTTAACTCTACTTTCTACGTGCCACACAGTTATTCCTGAACGCAAAGATGAAAAACCAGGCGAAATCAAGTACCAGGCCGCGTCTCCCGATGAAGGAGCGTTGGTTGAAGGCGCAGTTCTGCTCGGTTATCAATTTACGAATAGAAAACCTCGGTCCGTGATAATCTCCGCCAatggagaggaagaagagtaCGAATTGCTCGCCGTTTGTGAGTTTAACTCAACAAGAAAGCGTATGTCAACGATTTTCAGATGCCCCGATGGAAAAATTAGAATATACTGCAAAGGTGCCGACACAGTGATTCTCGAGCGGCTTCACTCAAACAACCCAATTGTAGATGTCACTCTTCAGCACTTGGAAGAATACGCATCGGAAGGGCTGCGAACATTGTGTCTTGCCATGAGAGAAATTCCTGAGGAAGAGTTCCAACAGTGGTGGCAGATCTTCGATAAAGCTGCCACGACCGTCAGTGGGAACAGAGCGGAAGAACTTGACAAAGCAGCTGAACTCATCGAGAAGGACTTTTATCTTCTTGGTGCCACCGCCATTGAGGATCGGCTGCAGGACGGTGTTCCGGACACGATCCACACACTTCAGCAGGCAGGGATCAAGATCTGGGTGTTGACTGGGGATCGACAGGAAACAGCTATTAACATTGGCATGAGCTGCAAGCTAATTTCAGAAGATATGACTTTATTGATCATTAATGAAGAGAATGTAGAAGGGACGCGCGAGAGTTTGTCAAAGAAACTGCAGGCAGTACAAAGTCAAACTGGCTCAGACATAGAAACTCTTGCACTTGTTATTGACGGGAAGTCGTTGACGTTTGCTTTGGAAAGGGATATGGAGAAGCTTTTCTTGGACCTTGCTGTTCAGTGCAAGGCAGTTATTTGTTG TCGAGTGTCACCTTTGCAGAAGGCACTGGTTGTTAAGCTTGTCAAGCGACACCTCAAATCACTCCTCCTTGCAATTGGGGATGGCGCGAACGATGTCTCTATGATCCAAGCCGCCCACGTCGGTGTTGGAATAAGTGGTGTTGAAGGCCTTCAAGCAGCGCGAAGTGCTGACGTTTCAATCGCTCAATTTCGCTTCCTTCGGAAATTACTATTGGTTCACGGTGCATGGAGTTATCAACGGATTAGCAAAGTGATTCTCTACTCGTTCTATAAAAATATTGCGCTATACATGACACAGTTTTGG TATTCGTTCCAAAACTCTTTTTCTGGCCAAGTCATATACGAATCATGGACTCTTTCCTTTTATAATGTCTTTTTCACCGTCCTGCCACCTTTCGCGATGGGCATTTTCGACCAGTTCATTTCCGCAAGGCTGCTTGACCGATATCCACAACTCTACCAACTCGGGCAGAAGGGCGTTTTCTTCAAGATGCACAGTTTCTTTTCTTGGGTTGGAAATGGTTTCTACCACTCTCTGATCGCCTATTTCCTTTCGCAAGCAATCTTCCTTTACGACCTGCCAACCAAAGATGGAACGGTTGCAGGGCATTGGGTTTGGGGTACAGCTTTATATACCGCTGTTCTTGCCACTGTTCTCGGGAAAGCTGCCCTCGTTACCAACATCTGGACCAAATATACGGTGCTCGCCATTCCCGGATCtttcctcatctggatgGGATTCATACCTGCATACGCTTACGCTGCACCAAATATCGGCGCCGGATTCTCCACCGAGTACCAAGGTATAATTCCTCATCTGTTTCCCTTGCCTACGTTCTGGCTCATGGCAATCGTTCTGCCTGCGATCTGCCTTCTTCGTGACTTCGCCTGGAAATATGCAAAACGGATGTACTACCCGCAAAGCTATCATCATGTACAAGAGATCCAGAAGTACAACGTCCAAGACTACCGGCCACGCATGGAACAATTCCAGAAAGCGATCCGCAAAGTCAGGCAGGTCCAGCGAATGCGCAAGCAGCGTGGATATGCTTTCAGCCAGGCCGATGAAGGCGGGCAGATGAGAGTTGTTAATGCGTATGATACGACGAGAGGTCGAGGACAATATGGTGAGATGGCGAGTTCAAGACCAATGATTTAG